The nucleotide window CCGGTCGATCAGCTCCCGGTCGCCGCCGCGGGTCAGGTCGAGCAGCTGGTCGCGCAGCCCGATGACCCGGCGCTTGAGCTCCAGCCGCTGGTCGCGTTCGAGCACCCGGCCGCGCTCGGTCAGCCGGGAGCGGCGCCGGGCGATCCACTCGTCGGCGCTCGCGAGGCGTTCGCGCAGCCGGTCCAGGTCGGCCGGCAGCCCCGGGTCGCCGGAGAGCGAGAGCTCGTTGCGCCGCTGCGCGGTGAGCTGCCGGTCGACCGCGCGGCCGGTCACCAGCAGCGCGTTGCGCAGCCGGATCTGGTACGCCTCCGCGGCCACCCCGGCGGTCAGCGCCGCGGCGAGCGGGTCGAGCCCGCTGATCCCGCGCAGCCGCCGGGCCCGCTCGGCGTCGCCGCGCACGGCCGAGCGGGCCGAGTCGGCGGCGGCGCGGTTGCTCACCGGGAACCAGGGCGCGCCGGCGTAACGGGGCGCGTGGGTGCGCAGCAGGGCGAGGTCGCGCTGGAGCACCGCCGGCCACTCCGGGTACTTGTCGGTCTGGGTGAGCACGAACGCGACGGTCGCGATGCGCTCCGCGGCCTGCGCGAGGAAGCGGCACTCCGACGCGGTCAGCTCGGAGCCGGCGGCGGTGACGAAGAGCAGGGCGTCGGCGCGGGCGAGGGTGGCCAGGGTGACCGCGGCGTGCCCGGCGATCAGGCCGCCGACGCCCGGGGTGTCGATCAGGCAGAGGCCGCGCAGCAGCGGGTCGGGCAGGCCGATGCCGACCTCGAGCACGTCGGGGTGGCGCGGGCGCCCGGTGGCGGGGTCCAGGGCCGCGTACTCGCCGACCTCGTCGAGCGTGACGGACCGGCCGGCCGGCTCGTCGAGCGTGACCACCCGGGCGGTCGGCTCGGTGGCGTGGTGGACCGCCACGTGCACGTTCGTGGCGACGTCGGCGTCGACCGGCAGCAGCCCGCCGCGCCCGGTCAGGGCGTTGATCAGCGAGCTCTTGCCGCAGTTGCGCTCGCCGACGACGACAACGGTGGCGGCGCCGCCGGCCAGCCGGTCGACCTCGGCGCGGATCGCCGCGACCGCGGCCCGGTCGTCCAGCCGGTCGAGGACGAGCACGGCGTCGGCGATGAAGCGCAGCGCCTCGGCCCGCGGTCGCTCACCGGAGCGCGGGCGCGGCGTCGCGGGTGCGCCGACGGCGGGCTTCGCGCTCGTCATGAGAGCATCCAGCTGTTGTCGGTCCACCACTCGCCGGCCTCGGCGCCCGAGGAGTCCATGATCATCGCGACGATGTGCTCGTCGTCATGGCTCCAGAAGATGCGGAAGATGTCCTCCCCGTCCGGGTCGTCGAAGCAGATCAGCCGGCCGATCCGCGCGTCGTCGGAGGTCCAGGTGCCCTCGGACGGCGAGCCTTCCGTGCAGTCCCCGTTGCCGAAGACCTTGGCGGCCTGCGCGTCGAGGTAGGCGGTCATCGACGACGAGCTGTCGAACTGGATGACGGCGACCATGTAGTCGAGCTTCGGGTCGCCGTTGCACTCGATCGCGGCGTCCATCCCGTCGGGGTCGACGTCCCAGCTCTGGCAGCTCTCCTCGTCGAGATCGGACATGTCGAGCTTGTCGTAGAGGTCCTGCTCGCTCGAGCCGAGGTTGTCGCGGGCGGTGGGTTCGGTGGTGGTCTCCTCGGGCTCGGGCGTCGGGGTCTCCTCTTCCTCATCGTCCTCGGGCGGGGTCGTGCCGATCGCCACGCTCAGCGGGTTGGGCGTTGGCGTGGTGACCACGGGCTCGGGGGTCGTCGTGGCCACCACCGGCGTCGGCGTCGGATAGGGGTCGTCGGTCGAGATGGTGGCGAACGCGGTCGCTGCGGCGGCGACGACGAGCACCCCGGCGACGCCGGACACCAGCGCGACCCGGCGGTGCCGGCCGGCGATCGCGCGAAGACGATCGCGCCGCCCGGCCTTGGGGGCGGGCGGCGCGATGACGAAAGGCATCGTCGGCGCGACGGCAGGCCGCGCCGGCACGATCACCTCCGTCGGCGCCGCGGCCCCGGCAGCGGCGGCGTCCGCCGCCGTATCGGCGGGCGCGGCAGCCGGGGCGGCCGGGGCGGGCGCGGCGGGCGCGGCGGGCGCGGCGGCGCCCTTGGTGATCGCGGTCAGCGCGCCCTGGCACACCACGGCCTTGGGGTCACCCTCGGCGACCGGCAGCCGCCCGATCCGCGCCGCGACCAGTTCGGACACCCGGGGTATGCGGCTCGACCCGCCGGTCAGATAGACCGCGGCGAGGTCGCCGACCGCGACCCCGGCCTCCTCGACGGTACGGATCAGCTCGTCGACCGTCGGCGTCAGCTGCTCCTCGATGGCCGCCTCGAGCTCGGCCCGGGTGATGCGCACCTGCGCGTCGGCCGCGTGCACCGGCACCATGACGACCGTGCGGCCGGAGAGCGACTCCTTGGCCTGGGTCAGGTAGGTCAGCTGGCTGGCCCGGCGCTGCTGGCCCTTGGTCGAGGAGTCCGACCACAGCCGGTCCCACTCCTCGGGTGCGTCGTGCCGCACCTGGGCGCCGACCACCTCGCGCAGCGCCTCGCTCACGTCGTCGCCGCCGAAGTCGGGGTCGCCGCCGGGCGGCCCGCAGATCTCGAACCCCTCCGGGGTACGCCGCAGCACCGCCGTGTCGAAGGTGCCCCCGCCGAGGTCGTAGACGGCGATGTGCGCGCCGGCCGGGATCGGCGTGGCGCCGGAGGCTGTCGCGTAGTGGACCGCGGCGGCGACCGGCTCGGGGATGAAGGCCGGCTCGGGCAGCCCCGCCAGGGCCGCCGCCCGGGCCAGGCGCCCGGTCTCGGTGGCCGTCCACGCGGCCGGGTGGGTGAGCGCGACCTCCGCGGGCGGGCCGCCGTTGCGGCGGGTCGCCTCGTCGACGACGCGGCGCAGCGTGGCGGCGACGATCTCGACGGTGCGCAGGTCGCGGTCGCCGAGGCGGGTCTGGTCGTCGGCGACCAGGGCGCGCTTGGGTTGCAGCTCGGCGCGGTCCGGGTAGATCGCCGCCTCCTGCGCGGCGTCTCGCCCGGTGAGCAGGTGGCCCTCCTCGTCGAGGCAGACGACCGACGGCAGATACCGGCTGTTGTCTATTTCGAGGATCTCCGATTTGTTATCGCCAGCCGCATTTTCGGAGATCATGGCGGCACACGTGAAACTGCTGCCGTAATCGATTGCTATTGACCAGCTGCCCACCCCTGAATCTTATCGGAGAAGTGGGTTACACGATCGGGTGAAAAACGCATGCCTAAATGGAGCGATGGGCGAAGAACGCGGTTTCGGTCAGCTCGCGGGCGGCGCGGGCGTGCCGGGCGAGCAGCCGCGACGGGCTGCCCTCCAGGCGCCGCCAGCGGGCCACCCACTCGTCGGCGGCGACCGCCACCTGCGCCGCGCCGGCGTCCGCGGCCAGGCCGAGGCGGACCGCGTCGGTGTTGCCGGTGGCGAGGCTGATCAGCGCGTCCGCGCAGTCGTCGCTGAGCGACAGCCGGCCACCGGCCAGGTCGCGCAGGGCCGGCACGAGCGCGGCCTGGCGCAGCACCGGGTCGCGCTTCACCTCGTTGAGGCTCTCCCGCAGCCCGGCCAGAATCGCGGCGGAATCGCCGTCGCCACCGAGCCAGGTCGCCCGTTCGAGAATGGTCACCGCGGAGGCGGCGCGAAGCCTGTCGGCCGAACGGATGAAGTTCTCCTCGACATATCCGACGAGCTCCGCCACGCCCGATGACTGCGCCAATCTGCGCAACAACTCGTCGCTGCGGACCACCCCGGACCGGACGTGCGCGACGGCCTCGCGGAGCCCGTGCACGCCGAGCAGCCGCAGCAGCCGGGCCCGGTCGGCGGAATCCTCCCCGGACGGCGACCGCGCGTGCGCGTACAGGAAATCCTCGAGGTCGTCGGGGTCGAGCGCGGCCAGCCGGCGCAGGCGGCGGGCGTCGGCCTCGGTGAAGGTGTCGCCCGCCGCCGTCTCGGCGAGCAGGCCGATCACCGGCACCACGTCGGCGACCAGGCCGCGCAGGTCCCGCGCGTACCGCGCGGCGATCCGGCGGGCCCGGGGCCACGGGTCGTCGCCGCCGTCGCCGAGCGTGTCCACCCGGCTGAGCACGCCCAGCACGTTCGCGGCGCTCATCCCGGCCCGGCCCGACGTGCCGCGCAGCGCCTCCAGGGCCTCCCGGTCCCGCTCGCCCGGGTGCGGCATCACGTAGAGCAGCGCGTCCGCCTCGGCCAGGGCGGCCATCGCCGGGTCGTCCAGCCCGGTCAGTGAGTCGAGCCCCGGCGTGTCGACCAGGTTGTAGCGGTCGGCGAGCCGGGCGTTCGCGGTCTCGACCACCACCGAGGCGATCGTGTCGGCGGGCACCGGTAGCTCGGCCGGCACGCCGCCGCCCGGCGCCGCGGGGACGTGGATCGACTCGCCGGCCTTGGTGATCAGCTGCACCCGGTTCTGGTGGTGGTGCCGGTACCAGGTGACGAGCGTGGTCGTCTCGGTCGCGCCGGTGGCCGCCAGCCGCTGCCCGAGCAGGGCGTTGACGAGCGTGGACTTGCCGGCGTTGACCCTGCCGCCGACCGCGATCCGGATCGTGCGCTCGGCGAGCCGGTCGCCGACCGCGGCGACGGCGTCCCGGGCCGGGCCGGCCGGCAACCGCGCGACGACGTCCGCGCAGAGCAGTCGGAGGCGGTCACAGACCGAGCGGCCGCCGGACGGCCGGGCGAAGGTGGACATCCGCCGACGATAAGGGCCGAGGGCCGCGCTCAACGAGCGCCGGTGGCCGGCGAACCTCGCCTGAGGACGGTCGCGAGGGCCCCGGTCAGGTCCGGGCGCCCGAGCACGTCGGTGCTGTCCACGTACTGGTCAACGGCGCCGTAGGGCGCCACGGCGGCGAGCGCGGGATCCTCGACGCGCTCGATCAGGGCGGCCGCGAAACGGGCGGCGTCGATCACCCGATAGGGCCGGTCGTGGTACGGCCGGCGGCCCGGGTCGACCGGGCGGGCGAGCCCGAGCCGGTTCTG belongs to Amorphoplanes digitatis and includes:
- a CDS encoding dynamin family protein, translated to MTSAKPAVGAPATPRPRSGERPRAEALRFIADAVLVLDRLDDRAAVAAIRAEVDRLAGGAATVVVVGERNCGKSSLINALTGRGGLLPVDADVATNVHVAVHHATEPTARVVTLDEPAGRSVTLDEVGEYAALDPATGRPRHPDVLEVGIGLPDPLLRGLCLIDTPGVGGLIAGHAAVTLATLARADALLFVTAAGSELTASECRFLAQAAERIATVAFVLTQTDKYPEWPAVLQRDLALLRTHAPRYAGAPWFPVSNRAAADSARSAVRGDAERARRLRGISGLDPLAAALTAGVAAEAYQIRLRNALLVTGRAVDRQLTAQRRNELSLSGDPGLPADLDRLRERLASADEWIARRRSRLTERGRVLERDQRLELKRRVIGLRDQLLDLTRGGDRELIDRLPDELARSVHAIWLDQQTWLRGRLTELCAELADLAGPGADEVTVAFPEHLRDLAAPARGAANASAVDRIIPSIGLGSLAAGLTGALVAGFLAPAVVGLGTVLVLYERRRRKDAVNQARQDAARYVTQVMAQVEVELPAAAQAALEQALVRLRDSVTEGVQAWRAEFDAAVAEHERLLAGAGPGVRERTTDALAALTQLTTRYLGITAAIGDQRRGPP
- a CDS encoding Hsp70 family protein, which codes for MISENAAGDNKSEILEIDNSRYLPSVVCLDEEGHLLTGRDAAQEAAIYPDRAELQPKRALVADDQTRLGDRDLRTVEIVAATLRRVVDEATRRNGGPPAEVALTHPAAWTATETGRLARAAALAGLPEPAFIPEPVAAAVHYATASGATPIPAGAHIAVYDLGGGTFDTAVLRRTPEGFEICGPPGGDPDFGGDDVSEALREVVGAQVRHDAPEEWDRLWSDSSTKGQQRRASQLTYLTQAKESLSGRTVVMVPVHAADAQVRITRAELEAAIEEQLTPTVDELIRTVEEAGVAVGDLAAVYLTGGSSRIPRVSELVAARIGRLPVAEGDPKAVVCQGALTAITKGAAAPAAPAAPAPAAPAAAPADTAADAAAAGAAAPTEVIVPARPAVAPTMPFVIAPPAPKAGRRDRLRAIAGRHRRVALVSGVAGVLVVAAAATAFATISTDDPYPTPTPVVATTTPEPVVTTPTPNPLSVAIGTTPPEDDEEEETPTPEPEETTTEPTARDNLGSSEQDLYDKLDMSDLDEESCQSWDVDPDGMDAAIECNGDPKLDYMVAVIQFDSSSSMTAYLDAQAAKVFGNGDCTEGSPSEGTWTSDDARIGRLICFDDPDGEDIFRIFWSHDDEHIVAMIMDSSGAEAGEWWTDNSWMLS
- a CDS encoding dynamin family protein, translated to MSTFARPSGGRSVCDRLRLLCADVVARLPAGPARDAVAAVGDRLAERTIRIAVGGRVNAGKSTLVNALLGQRLAATGATETTTLVTWYRHHHQNRVQLITKAGESIHVPAAPGGGVPAELPVPADTIASVVVETANARLADRYNLVDTPGLDSLTGLDDPAMAALAEADALLYVMPHPGERDREALEALRGTSGRAGMSAANVLGVLSRVDTLGDGGDDPWPRARRIAARYARDLRGLVADVVPVIGLLAETAAGDTFTEADARRLRRLAALDPDDLEDFLYAHARSPSGEDSADRARLLRLLGVHGLREAVAHVRSGVVRSDELLRRLAQSSGVAELVGYVEENFIRSADRLRAASAVTILERATWLGGDGDSAAILAGLRESLNEVKRDPVLRQAALVPALRDLAGGRLSLSDDCADALISLATGNTDAVRLGLAADAGAAQVAVAADEWVARWRRLEGSPSRLLARHARAARELTETAFFAHRSI